Proteins encoded within one genomic window of Hevea brasiliensis isolate MT/VB/25A 57/8 chromosome 8, ASM3005281v1, whole genome shotgun sequence:
- the LOC110649487 gene encoding uncharacterized protein LOC110649487, which yields MDFAYRSRSYPILLLILTYSFFFLSSTINLTNASIHIYDKESLNEVGNAYLLSGGSEGIFASDSSTPNGRSYIRFRDITFWRTKDAADEHSEMEHSTGLVQVVIFEAADRNNIGGSAYGGQRSICCTPDLAKLEGCKQGEVIRIPSATDIKWPIVLNVQFSGNYLSTNIRDEYVNITKTGMYNLFFITCDPKLKGLIMSGKTVWKNPDGYLPGRMAPLMKFYVLMSLAYLLLSVIWFTQYMRFWKDILQLQHCITAVIALGLFEMILWYSEYANFNSTGTRPVAITTWVVTVGAIRKTLARLLMLSISMGYGVVRPTLGGLTTKVLLLGFTYFLASELLDITEYVGNINDVSGRARLFLVLPDAFLDAFLILWIFTSLSRTLEQLQAKRSSVKLDIYRKFSNALAVAVIASVAWIAYEVYFKATDPFNERWLSAWIITAFWDIVAFALLCVICYLWAPSQSSQRYAYSEEVGEESDDEEAHSLTRGKTDGDISLVEKKEKNAGTTDVYDETEEDKRE from the exons ATGGATTTCGCATATCGAAGCAGATCTTATCCCATTCTTCTTCTCATTCTCACATACTCATTCTTCTTCCTATCTTCAACAATAAATCTCACCAATGCCTCTATCCACATCTACGACAAAGAATCCTTGAACGAAGTTGGAAATGCTTACCTTCTTTCCGGTGGCAGCGAAGGCATTTTTGCCTCTGATTCTTCCACCCCAAATGGCCGTTCTTATATCAG GTTTAGGGATATCACTTTTTGGAGGACCAAGGATGCTGCTGATGAGCATTCAGAAATGGAACACAGTACAGGATTGGTACAGGTTGTGATTTTTGAGGCAGCTGATCGGAATAATATTGGTGGTTCTGCTTATGGTGGACAAAGATCTATTTGTTGTACCCCTGATCTTGCTAAGCTGGAAGGTTGCAAGCAAGGTGAAGTCATTAGGATACCTTCAGCTACAGACATTAAGTGGCCTATTGTTTTGAATGTACAATTCAGTGGTAACTACTTATCTACAAACATTCGAGATGAGTATGTTAACATCACAAAAACTGGAATGTATAACTTGTTCTTTATCACTTGTGATCCGAAACTCAAGGGTCTAATAATGAGTGGAAAGACAGTTTGGAAGAATCCTGATGGTTATTTGCCTGGTAGGATGGCCCCTTTAATGAAGTTTTATGTGCTCATGTCTCTTGCATATCTTCTACTTAGTGTTATTTGGTTCACCCAATACATGAGGTTTTGGAAGGACATATTGCAACTTCAGCATTGCATCACAGCTGTTATTGCCCTAGGATTATTCGAGATGATTCTTTGGTATTCTGAGTATGCAAATTTTAACAGCACAGGAACAAGGCCAGTTGCAATTACAACTTGGGTTGTGACAGTTGGAGCTATAAGGAAAACATTAGCTCGTCTTCTTATGCTCTCAATTTCAATGGGTTATGGTGTTGTGCGGCCCACCCTCGGTGGTCTTACCACAAAGGTGCTTCTTCTTGGATTTACATATTTTTTGGCATCTGAGTTGCTAGATATTACTGAATATGTGGGGAATATTAATGACGTATCAGGAAGAGCAAGATTGTTTCTAGTCCTTCCTGATGCATTCCTGGATGCATTTTTGATACTGTGGATATTTACGTCTCTTTCAAGGACATTGGAGCAGCTACAG GCAAAAAGAAGTTCTGTTAAGTTGGATATCTATAGGAAGTTCTCAAATGCGCTAGCTGTGGCAGTGATAGCTTCTGTTGCTTGGATAGCTTATGAG GTTTACTTCAAAGCAACCGATCCATTTAATGAGCGCTGGTTAAGCGCATGGATCATTACTGCTTTCTGGGACATTGTTGCATTCGCCTTGCTTTGTGTTATTTGCTATCTCTGGGCTCCATCTCAAAGCTCGCAACG GTATGCCTACTCAGAAGAAGTGGGAGAGGAATCTGATGATGAAGAAGCTCATTCTTTAACAAGGGGAAAGACAGATGGTGATATCAGTTTAgttgaaaagaaagagaaaaatgcTGGGACCACAGATGTTTATGATGAAACTGAAGAGGATAAAAGAGAATGA